TCGACGTTGGCAGCGAGGTCGCCTTCGCCAATTACCGGCTGACGCCGTCGGCGGTGATCATCACCCACACCGAGACGCCGCGTGCGCTGCGCGGCCGCGGCATCGCGTCCGAACTGGTGAAGGGCGCGCTGGAGCTGATCCGCCGCGACGGCAAGAAGGTGATCGCCGGCTGCGGCTTCGTCGTCGATTATCTCGAGCGGCATCCGGAAGATGCCGACCTCGTCGCCTGAAAGCAAAAGGGCCCGCGAAATCGCGAGCCCTTCTCATCCCTTAGCTCAATCCCCTTGGCAATGACCGATCAAGCGGTCAGTGCTTGATTTCCGGCGGCAGCTTGCCGCCATTGGCGGCGAGCTTGGACATCACCTGCTTGTGCAGCCAGACGTTCATGCTGGCGGAGTCATTCATGTCGCCGCTGTAGCCGAGCTCCTTGGCGAGGTCCTTGCGCGCGGCAAGGCTGGAATCGATGTCGAGCGCCTTCATGAGGTCGACGATCGAGGTGCGCCACTCCAGCTTCTCGCCCTTGTGCGCGGCCGCGGCCTTGTCGACGATCGCAGCGACGTCGACCGTTGCCGCCGGCGCGGCAGCAGGCGCCGATCCAGCCGGCGCGGCGCTGGCGGGCGCGCTGGGCGACGGTGCGCTGCCTGCGGGTGCGGCGGCAGCCGGATGGCTGCCGAAGATCGCGCCCATGATTTTCCCGAAAATGCTCATGTCTGCTCCCCGAAAAAGGATCCGTTGGAAGGGCCTTGAGTGGCACTTATAGACGAAGTTACCGCGTTGCGCCCGCGTTCCTGTGAACGAACAAGCAGCATCAGCTTATCTGCGGCGAAATGACGACCGAATGACACATTCGAGGTTGCACTGCGACATCGAATTTCACCCAAGCGTGAGGGACAGGACTCGGAAATGGGCGTACGCTTCTCGCTCAGCTCGCGATGTCTTCCGGAATTCGCGTCTGGTCGGGATCGCGCAACTCAGAGAATGGCGGCCGCTTGCGCCGTTGCCGGCGCCGAATGCGGCCGCCCGGCAAGGGAGCTAGCGACCATGGCCACATTCTACCGGGGCAATGTCCCAACGATGGCCCAGCCGACTGACGCGGCTGGACCGGTGATCCGAACCATCCAACTCTCCGACCTCCACGATGCGCTCAAGCGCGGCTGGGAAGATTTCAAGGCGGTTCCGAGCCACGCCATCATCCTCTGTGTGATCTATCCGGTGCTGGGCCTCGTGCTCGCCCGCGTGGTGATGGGCCATTCGGTGCTGCCGCTGCTGTTTCCTCTGGCCGCCGGCTTCGCGCTGATCGGGCCGTTCGCGGCGCTCGGTCTCTACGAGCTCTCCAGCCGGCGCGAACGCGGCGAAGAGGCAAGTGCCTGGGATGCCATGGAGGTGCTGCGCTCGCCCTCGTTCGGCGCCATGCTCGGCCTCGGCACGTTGCTGCTCGCCCTGTTCGTGACCTGGGTCGCGACCGCGCAGGCCATTTATGTGTCGGCGTTCGGCTATGAGGGCGTGACCGGAATCTCCGATTTCATGACGCGCGTGCTGACGACCCGGCAAGGCTGGTGGCTGATCGTGGTCGGCTGCGGCGCCGGCTTCCTGTTCGCCCTCGCCGCGCTCTGCATCAGCGCCGTGTCATTCCCGCTCATGCTCGACCGCCATGCGGGCGCGTTCGAGGCGATGGTCACCTCGCTGCGCGTCGTCGCCAAGAACCCGGTGCCGATGGCGGCTTGGGGTCTGATCGTGGCGGTGTTGCTGGCGTTTGGTACGATCCCGGCCTTCCTCGGCCTTGCCGTGGTGATCCCCCTGCTCGGCCACGCCACCTGGCACCTCTACCGCAAGGTGATCGCCTCGGAGCCCGGGTCGCGCCCGGTGCCGCCCCCGCCGCATCGCCCGCGCAAGCCGGCCGCCGACTTCCCCGCCAACCTCTTCCCCTGGCGTAACAGGTCAGACGCCTGACGCCATCGTGACATGCGATCCTGCCCGAGCCCGGCTCGGGCGGGATCGCGAACTGTCATACGCCTTGCTTTGGCCGCGGTTACAATCGAGATTGCGCCTGCCGGTCAGATCACTTCACGGAATCTATTTCATCTGATGACCCCGACGATTTCTCGTCTCGCTCTCGCAGCCCTCGCCCTCTCCGCGTCCATCCTGTCCGCCCAGCCAGCGCTTGCCGCGGTCGCCTGCGGCTCCGGCAATTTCGACGCCTGGCTTGCCGACTTCAAAGCCGACGCTGCGGCCAAGGGCATCTCGCAGCAGGCCATCACCGCCGGGCTTGCCGGCGTGACGCTCGACCAGAGCGTGCTCAATCGTGACAAGTCGCAAAAGGTCTTCACCCAGACTTTTGAAGAGTTTTCCGGCCGCATGGTGCCGCCGCGGATGACGCGCGGCTCCAACATGATGAAGCAATACGGCTCGGTGCTCTCGCGGATCGAGCAGACCTACGGCGTGCCCGGCGAGGTGCTGGTCGCGATCTGGGGGCTCGAGACCGATTTCGGCGTCAACACCGGCAAGTTCGCCACCATCCGCTCGCTGGCGACGCTGGCCTATGACTGCCGGCGTTCCGAGCAATTTCGTGCTGAGCTGATGGATGCGCTGCGCATCGTCCAGCGCGGCGACCTGGCGCCCGGCGACATGAAGGGCGCCTGGGCCGGCGAGCTCGGTCAGACCCAGTTCATGCCGTCGTCCTGGATGAAATATGCCGTCGACTTCGACGGCAACGGCAAGCGCGATCTCCTGCACAATGCGCCCGATGTGCTGGCGTCCACCGCCAATTATCTCGCCGGGTATGGCTGGCAGAAGGGTAAGGATTGGCAGCCCGGCAGCCCGAACTTCGCGGTGCTCCAGCAGTGGAACAAGAGCGAGGTCTATTCGAAGACCGTGGCCTATTTCGCCACTCAGCTCGCGCGCGCTCCTTAAGACAACACTCTGCAAACGCATAGGGCCGATCGCCCGGCGACCGGCCCTCTCTTGAGTGCGTTTACCTACCCGTTTACTTGCCCATGGTGGCGTGCATCGCCTTGTTCAAATGCGCTCCGCACACACCCATCTTGCCATTGAGGAGCGCGTCCTGCGCCGCAGCGATCTCCTTCTGCGCGACGAACTTGCTGTCGCCGTCGGCCATGGCTTCGATCGCGGTTTCGGTCTTCTCCAGATTGGCCGAGCTGCAGCCGCCCATGGCGTGCTTGGCGGCCTGGGCCGGCGCGACGGCGAATGCGACGGCGGCAATTGCGATAACCCCGAGTAACTTCGTCATGATGTTACTTTCCTTCTCTTGTTCTTGAGACAGATCCAGCGACATTGCCGGAATCTGCGGCATGACTTTCCTCCGGGCGCGGCAACTTGCCGCAATAAATTCCCCGCGAGAATTGCGTGATGTTGCGCGCTGCGCAGAGGCGCATGCGAAATTTCTGATTTTCATTACAACTTGGTAATAAAACCACACCCCTGACGTGTGCGCACCGCGCCGGGAGAGGTCAAGACGCGAACCACGCCCGGATCAGCTCCCTCTGTCCCTGCCGGTTCCTTGGTCTCCGTCGTTCGGCCCACCGGCTAAAGAGCTGACGAATCGGTGGCGGCGCCCCATCGAGGAGCTGTCTGCTCGTGCTCAGCCCGCCCCTTATAATGAATTAATGTTCATTATTTAGACTCAACCACACATGCGATTCGCGCATGCGAGACTTGGGCCCAGTAGCTGACCGGTCGCCTTGCGTGGGAGGGGAACACGACTTATTTCGGTCTCGAAGGGAACCGCGATTGTAATCATAAGCCCGTGTATTCACGGACATTTATGACAATCTGACGTCTCGCTCGCCCACTCCTTGTGCGAGCTTGCCTCCGGGTTAATCGTCCGTTACCGGCGCTATGCATCCGACGCTTAGCTGCATCGCAACATCGGAACTTTCGCAGTGCACCACTCTCATCTATATTCATTTCAACGATGAGGCCTTGGGAAAGGCTGAATCGAACTACAGGAGACTACCAATGCTGCTCTCGCTCATCCGCATGATCCAGGCTTTCCGGGACTATCAGCGCAATGTTGCCGAGCTGTCCCAGCTCAGCGATCGCGAACTGGCCGACATCGGCCTCGATCGCTCGGACATCCCGCGCGTTGCCGCCGGTCAGTATCAGGGCTGATATCGTTCAGCCCTTACCGGACGAACCGATAGCGCCCGCCTCGTGCGGGCGTTGTCGTTTCTGATGGCAGAAAACTCGATCTCGGCGATTCCACTCTCCGCCGAAAAGCGCTACCTGTCCGCCCCATGACAGGACCCCAATCGAACATCGTGCACGTGATCGGTGCCGGCCTTGCCGGTTCCGAGGCCGCCTGGCAGGTGGCGAAATCCGGCGTGCCCGTCGTGCTGCATGAGATGCGGCCGACCCGCATGACCGAGGCGCACCGCACCGACGGTCTGGCCGAGCTCGTCTGCTCCAATTCGTTCCGCTCGGACGACGCCGCCAACAACGCCGTCGGCCTGCTGCATGCGGAGATGCGCCGGCTCGACTCGCTGATCATGCGCGCGGCTGACGCCAACCAGGTGCCCGCCGGCGGCGCGCTCGCGGTCGACCGCGACGGCTTCTCGGCCGCCGTCACCAAGGCGCTGAACGACCACCCCCTGATCGAGATCGCCCGCGGCGAGATCGCGGGCCTGCCGCCGGCCGACTGGAGCAACGTCATCGTTGCGACCGGTCCCCTCACCTCTGCCCCCCTCGCCGATGCCATCCGCGAGCTGACCGACGAGAACGCGCTCGCCTTCTTCGACGCGATCGCGCCGATCGTGCATCGCGAGTCCATCGACATGTCGGTAGCCTGGTTCCAGTCGCGCTACGACAAGGTCGGCCCCGGCGGCAACGGCGCCGACTACATCAACTGCCCAATGACCAAGGAGCAGTATGACGGCTTCGTCGGCGCGCTGATCGCCGGCGAGAAGACCGAGTTCAAGGAGTGGGAGACCAACACGCCCTATTTCGACGGCTGCCTGCCGATCGAGGTGATGGCGGAGCGCGGCCCCGAGACCCTGCGCCACGGCCCGATGAAGCCGGTCGGCCTCACCAACCCGCACGATCCCGCCACCAAGGCGTACGCGATCGTGCAACTGCGCCAGGACAACAAGCTCGGCACGCTCTACAACATCGTCGGCTTCCAGACGAAGCTGAAATATGGCGAGCAGCAGCGCATCTTCCGCACCATTCCCGGGCTGGAGAAGGCCGAGTTTGGCCGCCTCGGCGGCCTGCATCGCAACACCTTCCTCAACTCGCCAAAGCTGCTCGACGGCCAGCTGCGCCTGCGCGCGCAGCCGCGGCTGCGCTTCGCCGGCCAGATGACGGGCTGCGAGGGCTACGTGGAATCCGCCAGCGTCGGCCTGATCGCCGGCCTCTACGCGGCAGCCGACGCCCGCGGCGAGACGCCGGCGAGCCCGCCGGGCACCACGGCGCTGGGATCGTTGCTCGGCCACATCACGGGCGGCCACATCGAAACCATCGAGCCGGGTACCCGCTCGTTCCAGCCGATGAACATCAATTTCGGCCTGTTTCCGCCGCTCGCGAGCGCACCGACCAAGAAACCGGACGGCACGCGGCTGCGCGGCAACGAGAAGACGGTGGCCAAGAAGCAAGCGATGAGTGCGCGGGCGCTCGCCGATCTCGATCGCTGGATCGCCGATCACCTGCGCATTGCCACCGCGGCGTGAGTTTCAGATGAGCCTCCCCAAAGACGACGCCGCGACCTTGTCGGCGCGCTGGACCGAGGGCGTTCTGCTCAAGCGCGACGTGTTCTCGACCGTCGAGCGCGGCCGCTTCCGCGGCGAGAACGGCGAGGTTGACGCGGTGCTGCGCCGGCTCGATGAAGTGCCATGGTGGTCCTTCCTGCTGGCGCGCCATCTGTTCGCGCGCGAGAAGCATGCGCTGGCGCTCGCAAAGGGCCTGAACGTCGGCCCCGAGCTGCTGTGGGCCGGACGCCGCGCGCTCGTGCGTGGCTTCGTCGACGGCGTCGCGCTGCATCTGGCAAAGCCCCATGGCGACCTCGCCTATTTTCGCTCGGCCAAGGCGGTGCTGCGCCGGCTGCGCCGCGCCGGCATCTGCCACAACGATCTCGCCAAGGAACAGAACTGGCTGGTCGGCCGCGACGGCCTCGCTTACGTGACCGACTTCCAGCTCGCAGCGTGCTTCAAACGGCGCGGCCGGCTCTATCGCATCCTCGCCTATGAAGACCTCAGGCATCTGCTCAAGCACAAGCGCTCCTACGCGCCCGAGGCGCTGACTCCGCGCGAGCGAAAGGTCCTTGCGAAGAAGTCGTTCGCCGCGAGCCTGTGGCTTGCCACCGGCAAGAAGGTCTATCGCGCCATCACCCGCGGCCTGTTCAACTTCACCGACCGCGAGGGCGGCGGCCGCCGGCTCGTCAACGATGCACCGGTGCTGGCCGAGCTGATCCGCAAGAATCCCGCCGTGCGCGATACCGCCATCGTCGCCTTCGCCGACCGCCGCTCGGGCGTCGGGCTCTATGCCTTCGTCGAGGCCGATCAGGCCACGCTCGAAGGCCAGCTCCGCAACGAGCTGACCGCCGCGAAAGGCCCGAAGCCGCCGGAACACATCCAGGTCGTGCACGCCCTTCCGCGCGATCCCAGCGGCAAGCCGCGCACGGAGATACTGCAGCTGGTCGCCATGAACCAGCTCGACCTGATCGAGCCGATGATGAGGAACGACCAGGATCGCGCCTTCCTCAAGGACATCCTGGAGCAGCGCAAGAACCTCCGCGACCGCTTCAATTTCGAGGCGGACCTGCCAACCACCTAGCGCGGGGCCCTCTGCCTTGAAGCGTCCACAATGGCGATAGAGAAGCGGTCAAACGAAGGCAGGCTTTGGCGGAATCATGGGGACGCGGGGGACGACGATGCATGGTGTGGTTGGCGGCCTGGTCGCCAGCCTTCTGCTGCTGGTGGCCGCCCCGGCCATGGCCGAGTCTCCGGCCGAGCAGATCTCGAGCTTCCGCCTCAAGCACGGTGAAGTCCGCGTCGTCCGCGACGCAACGCTGGACCGCATCGCCATGGACCAGGCGCGCGCGATGGCGGCGAAGGACGACCTCAGCCATGACGCTCTCGGCCCGTTCAACCGGCGCGTCGCCCCGGCCGGCGCGGGCCGCGCCGCCGAGAACATCGCCTACGGCTACGACAATTTCGAGAAGACGCTCGGACAGTGGATCGACTCCTCCGGGCACCGCAAGAACCTGTTGCTGCACAACGCTTCCCGCGTCGGCATCGCCAGCGCCAAGAACGCCAGCGGCAAGCGCACCTATTGGGCGATGGTGATCGCCGGCGATTACGAGCCCAAGGGCAAGAAGAAGAATAAAGATAAGGAGCCGCTGGTCGCCGTGAAGCGCGAGACTGCACCCGCGAGCAAGCCTAAATCCAGCGGCTGCCACGTCAAGCTGCTCAGCCTCTGCATCTGAGGTCGGACGATTTCAGCCGCGGCGCGCGGCCTCGATCGCTGCGACGTCGATCTTCGTCATCTCCATCATCGCATCGAACGCGCGCTTGGCCTCGGCACCACCGGCGGCAAGCGCTTCGGTCAGCATGCGCGGCGTGATCTGCCAGGAAACGCCCCATCGGTCCTTGCACCAGCCGCAGGCGCTCTCCTGCCCGCCATTGCCGACGATGGCGTTCCAATAGCGGTCGGTCTCCTCCTGATCGTCGGTGGCGATCTGGAATGAGAAGGCTTCGTTGTGCTTGAAGATCGGCCCACCGTTGAGGCCGAGACAGGCGACGCCGGCGACGGTGAACTCGACCGTGAGCACGTCGCCAGCCTTGCCAGACGGATAGTCGCTCGGCGCGCGGTGTACGGCACTCACCGTGCTGTCGGGGAACGTCGCGGCGTAGAAGCGGGCAGCCGCCTCGGCATCCCTGTCGTACCAGAGGCAAATCGTGTTCTTCGCCATCGTGTATCCCCTTCGGTTCCAAGACGATCGCACCGACATTCGTTGAGAACGGATAGTGGCGCGATCTTCTTCACGCTAGATACCCTCTTGGATGCGCGCCACCAAGGCGCGCCGATTGCCGCAGCCCTACCGTGCTGGTTCCGCCAAATCCTTGGCTTTCAAGTCGCGCGGCAGCACCGTCAGCAACAGGACTGCACAGAGCGCGCACAAACCACCGATGACGTAGAGCGCGGGCGTCGTGCTGCCGGTCCAGTCCTTCACCGAGCCGACCATGATCGGGCTGACGATGCCGCCGACCTGCCCCAGCGTATTGATGAGCGCGATCCCGCTCGCTGCGCCGGCGCCGGCGAGAATCTTCGGAGGCAACGTCCAGAAGGTTGGAATGGCCGCAACCACACCACCGCCAAGGATCGCAAGCGCGCCAACCAGCGTGACCACGTTCCGGTCGAATGCGCCGGACGCGAAGAAGCCGACCGCTGCGGCCAGGATCAGGCCCGCGACGAACTTCGGGCGCTCGCCCGAGGCATCCGACAATCGCCCGACCACGATCATGCAGATGGCGCCGCAGATGTAGGGCACCGCCGTGAGGAAGCCAATCGCAGCCGCGCTGCCGCCGCCGGCCGCCTTGATCAGATCGGGCGCCCAGAAATTGAGACCGTAAGACGCGATCTGGATCAGGAAGTAGATGAACCCGAGCAAAAGCACGCCAGGCATGAGCAAGGAGCGCCACGCCGAATGCTCGCCAATTTGGCCCTTCTGGCGATCCAGTTGCACCGAGATCAGCCTCCGCTCGTCGTCACTCAGCCATTCGGCCTGCTCGATCCCGTCATCGAAGCGCAATAACACGACGATGCCGAGCGCGACGCAAGGAATGCCGCCGGCCAGGAACAGCCATTGCCAACCGGCGAGGCCATGCAGCCCGTGCAGATAATTGAGGATGAGACCCGAGATCGGTGCGCCGATGATCCCCGAGAATGCGGTGGCGAGAAAGAACACGGACGTCATGCGGCCACGATGCGACTTTGGAAACCACAGTGTCAGGTAATAGAGGATGCCGGGCGCAAAGCCGGCTTCCATCGCGCCGATCACAAAGCGCAGCGCGTAGAACTGCCACTCGCTGTTGACGAAGACCATGGCAGCCGTCGCCAGGCCCCAGGAGATCATGATGCGGGCGATCCAGCGCCGTGCGCCGAAACGATAGAGCAGCATGTTGCTCGGCACTTCCAGGAGGACATAGCCGACCACGAACAGGCTGGCGCCGAAACCATAGGCCGTGTTGCTGAGGCCAAGATCCGCCTGGAGTGCAGCCTTGGCGAAGCTGATGTTGACGCGGTCGAAGAACGCGAAGAAGTAGCAGACGATGATCAGCGGCATCAGCCGCCACGCGATCTTCTTGATGACTTGATGCTCGGTAATTCCAGTATCGAGGTCGGCCGTCGCCGCCGTGGCAATCGTCATGGTTTCCTCCAATTTGTTTTGGGATTTTGATGGTGGCCACTCAGCCGGAGCGGCGCAGTCGTTCGGGTATGGGATGCAGATCGAGGGGACGGCCGGCCTTGGCGACCTGCCCCGGCACCTCATGTCCAACCAGTCCGGGCAATCGTAACGACAGATCGATCAAGCGCTGCAGATCGAGACCGGTCCGCAAGCCGATCTCATGGCAGAGATTGACGAGGTCTTCGGTACAGACATTGCCGGTGGCGCCCGGCGCAAATGTACATCCACCGAGACCGCCGAGGGCCGCATCGAAGCGGCGCGCGCCGGTGTCGTGGGCCGCGAGGACATTGACCAGTCCGAGCCCGCGCGTGTTGTGGAAGTGAAGCGTGAGCATGTCCGCGGGGACGAGCATCAGGACCTCGGCCACCAGCTTCGAGACCTGGTTGGGATTGGCCATGCCCGTGGTATCGGCAAGCGTGACGCCGTCGACACCGAGGTCGAGATAGCGTTTGACGATGTCGAGAACCTTCTTGAACGGCTGAACGCCCTCGAACGGACAGCCGAACGCGGTCGCAACCGTGGCGTTGACCATGGCACCACCGGCATGGGCCGGCTTCACGATCTCGGCGAGCGCAGCGAGCGATTGCGCGTGCGTCATGTTCATGTTGGCGCGATTGTGCGTCTCGCTCGCCGACATCACGAAATTCAGTTCGTCAGCGCGGGCCGCCACCGCCAGCTCGGCGCCCTTCCGGTTCGGCACGAGCGCCGTGTAGATCGTGCCCGGACGGCGTTCGATGCCGGCGAAGACGTCCGCCGCGTCGCGCAGCGACGGGACCGCGG
The genomic region above belongs to Bradyrhizobium arachidis and contains:
- a CDS encoding GNAT family N-acetyltransferase; the protein is MAASVRDNKEKGRFELDVGSEVAFANYRLTPSAVIITHTETPRALRGRGIASELVKGALELIRRDGKKVIAGCGFVVDYLERHPEDADLVA
- a CDS encoding DUF3597 domain-containing protein, whose protein sequence is MSIFGKIMGAIFGSHPAAAAPAGSAPSPSAPASAAPAGSAPAAAPAATVDVAAIVDKAAAAHKGEKLEWRTSIVDLMKALDIDSSLAARKDLAKELGYSGDMNDSASMNVWLHKQVMSKLAANGGKLPPEIKH
- a CDS encoding DUF2189 domain-containing protein, with protein sequence MATFYRGNVPTMAQPTDAAGPVIRTIQLSDLHDALKRGWEDFKAVPSHAIILCVIYPVLGLVLARVVMGHSVLPLLFPLAAGFALIGPFAALGLYELSSRRERGEEASAWDAMEVLRSPSFGAMLGLGTLLLALFVTWVATAQAIYVSAFGYEGVTGISDFMTRVLTTRQGWWLIVVGCGAGFLFALAALCISAVSFPLMLDRHAGAFEAMVTSLRVVAKNPVPMAAWGLIVAVLLAFGTIPAFLGLAVVIPLLGHATWHLYRKVIASEPGSRPVPPPPHRPRKPAADFPANLFPWRNRSDA
- a CDS encoding lytic murein transglycosylase; translation: MTPTISRLALAALALSASILSAQPALAAVACGSGNFDAWLADFKADAAAKGISQQAITAGLAGVTLDQSVLNRDKSQKVFTQTFEEFSGRMVPPRMTRGSNMMKQYGSVLSRIEQTYGVPGEVLVAIWGLETDFGVNTGKFATIRSLATLAYDCRRSEQFRAELMDALRIVQRGDLAPGDMKGAWAGELGQTQFMPSSWMKYAVDFDGNGKRDLLHNAPDVLASTANYLAGYGWQKGKDWQPGSPNFAVLQQWNKSEVYSKTVAYFATQLARAP
- a CDS encoding DUF1127 domain-containing protein; translated protein: MLLSLIRMIQAFRDYQRNVAELSQLSDRELADIGLDRSDIPRVAAGQYQG
- the trmFO gene encoding methylenetetrahydrofolate--tRNA-(uracil(54)-C(5))-methyltransferase (FADH(2)-oxidizing) TrmFO codes for the protein MTGPQSNIVHVIGAGLAGSEAAWQVAKSGVPVVLHEMRPTRMTEAHRTDGLAELVCSNSFRSDDAANNAVGLLHAEMRRLDSLIMRAADANQVPAGGALAVDRDGFSAAVTKALNDHPLIEIARGEIAGLPPADWSNVIVATGPLTSAPLADAIRELTDENALAFFDAIAPIVHRESIDMSVAWFQSRYDKVGPGGNGADYINCPMTKEQYDGFVGALIAGEKTEFKEWETNTPYFDGCLPIEVMAERGPETLRHGPMKPVGLTNPHDPATKAYAIVQLRQDNKLGTLYNIVGFQTKLKYGEQQRIFRTIPGLEKAEFGRLGGLHRNTFLNSPKLLDGQLRLRAQPRLRFAGQMTGCEGYVESASVGLIAGLYAAADARGETPASPPGTTALGSLLGHITGGHIETIEPGTRSFQPMNINFGLFPPLASAPTKKPDGTRLRGNEKTVAKKQAMSARALADLDRWIADHLRIATAA
- a CDS encoding serine/threonine protein kinase is translated as MSLPKDDAATLSARWTEGVLLKRDVFSTVERGRFRGENGEVDAVLRRLDEVPWWSFLLARHLFAREKHALALAKGLNVGPELLWAGRRALVRGFVDGVALHLAKPHGDLAYFRSAKAVLRRLRRAGICHNDLAKEQNWLVGRDGLAYVTDFQLAACFKRRGRLYRILAYEDLRHLLKHKRSYAPEALTPRERKVLAKKSFAASLWLATGKKVYRAITRGLFNFTDREGGGRRLVNDAPVLAELIRKNPAVRDTAIVAFADRRSGVGLYAFVEADQATLEGQLRNELTAAKGPKPPEHIQVVHALPRDPSGKPRTEILQLVAMNQLDLIEPMMRNDQDRAFLKDILEQRKNLRDRFNFEADLPTT
- a CDS encoding CAP domain-containing protein, with the translated sequence MHGVVGGLVASLLLLVAAPAMAESPAEQISSFRLKHGEVRVVRDATLDRIAMDQARAMAAKDDLSHDALGPFNRRVAPAGAGRAAENIAYGYDNFEKTLGQWIDSSGHRKNLLLHNASRVGIASAKNASGKRTYWAMVIAGDYEPKGKKKNKDKEPLVAVKRETAPASKPKSSGCHVKLLSLCI
- a CDS encoding VOC family protein yields the protein MAKNTICLWYDRDAEAAARFYAATFPDSTVSAVHRAPSDYPSGKAGDVLTVEFTVAGVACLGLNGGPIFKHNEAFSFQIATDDQEETDRYWNAIVGNGGQESACGWCKDRWGVSWQITPRMLTEALAAGGAEAKRAFDAMMEMTKIDVAAIEAARRG
- a CDS encoding MFS transporter is translated as MTIATAATADLDTGITEHQVIKKIAWRLMPLIIVCYFFAFFDRVNISFAKAALQADLGLSNTAYGFGASLFVVGYVLLEVPSNMLLYRFGARRWIARIMISWGLATAAMVFVNSEWQFYALRFVIGAMEAGFAPGILYYLTLWFPKSHRGRMTSVFFLATAFSGIIGAPISGLILNYLHGLHGLAGWQWLFLAGGIPCVALGIVVLLRFDDGIEQAEWLSDDERRLISVQLDRQKGQIGEHSAWRSLLMPGVLLLGFIYFLIQIASYGLNFWAPDLIKAAGGGSAAAIGFLTAVPYICGAICMIVVGRLSDASGERPKFVAGLILAAAVGFFASGAFDRNVVTLVGALAILGGGVVAAIPTFWTLPPKILAGAGAASGIALINTLGQVGGIVSPIMVGSVKDWTGSTTPALYVIGGLCALCAVLLLTVLPRDLKAKDLAEPAR
- a CDS encoding hydroxymethylglutaryl-CoA lyase produces the protein MMATPPDIMIQEVAPRDGLQIEAQWVETSDKVRLINSLSAIGFGRIEVSSFVSPAAVPSLRDAADVFAGIERRPGTIYTALVPNRKGAELAVAARADELNFVMSASETHNRANMNMTHAQSLAALAEIVKPAHAGGAMVNATVATAFGCPFEGVQPFKKVLDIVKRYLDLGVDGVTLADTTGMANPNQVSKLVAEVLMLVPADMLTLHFHNTRGLGLVNVLAAHDTGARRFDAALGGLGGCTFAPGATGNVCTEDLVNLCHEIGLRTGLDLQRLIDLSLRLPGLVGHEVPGQVAKAGRPLDLHPIPERLRRSG